A window from Listeria seeligeri serovar 1/2b str. SLCC3954 encodes these proteins:
- the dnaA gene encoding chromosomal replication initiator protein DnaA: MQSIEDIWQETLQIVKKNMSKPSYDTWMKSTTAHSLEGNTFIISAPNNFVRDWLEKSYTQFIANILQEITGRLFDVRFIDGEQEENFEYTVIKPSPALDEDGIEIGKHMLNPRYVFDTFVIGSGNRFAHAASLAVAEAPAKAYNPLFIYGGVGLGKTHLMHAVGHYVQQHKDNAKVMYLSSEKFTNEFISSIRDNKTEEFRTKYRNVDVLLIDDIQFLAGKEGTQEEFFHTFNTLYDEQKQIIISSDRPPKEIPTLEDRLRSRFEWGLITDITPPDLETRIAILRKKAKADGLDIPNEVMLYIANQIDSNIRELEGALIRVVAYSSLVNKDITAGLAAEALKDIIPSSKSQVITISGIQETVGEYFHVRLEDFKAKKRTKSIAFPRQIAMYLSRELTDASLPKIGDEFGGRDHTTVIHAHEKISQLLKTDQVLKNDLAEIEKNLRKAQNMF, encoded by the coding sequence GTGCAATCAATTGAAGACATCTGGCAGGAAACACTGCAAATTGTCAAAAAAAATATGAGTAAACCTAGTTACGATACATGGATGAAGTCAACAACAGCTCATTCATTAGAAGGTAACACGTTTATTATTTCAGCGCCCAATAATTTTGTTCGCGATTGGTTAGAGAAAAGCTACACGCAATTTATCGCTAACATTTTGCAAGAAATAACAGGTCGCTTATTTGATGTCCGCTTTATTGATGGCGAGCAGGAAGAGAATTTTGAATACACCGTGATAAAACCGAGTCCAGCACTTGATGAAGATGGTATCGAAATTGGCAAACATATGCTTAATCCGCGTTATGTTTTTGATACTTTTGTCATTGGTTCTGGTAATAGATTTGCGCATGCAGCATCACTTGCAGTAGCCGAAGCACCAGCGAAAGCGTATAATCCTCTCTTCATATATGGAGGAGTTGGCCTTGGAAAAACACATTTAATGCATGCAGTTGGCCATTACGTTCAACAACATAAAGATAATGCCAAAGTAATGTACCTTTCTAGTGAAAAATTCACCAATGAATTTATTAGCTCCATTCGAGATAATAAAACCGAAGAATTCCGCACAAAATATCGTAATGTGGACGTTTTACTTATTGATGATATTCAATTTTTAGCTGGTAAAGAAGGAACACAAGAAGAATTTTTCCATACTTTTAACACACTTTATGATGAACAAAAACAAATTATTATCTCAAGTGACCGGCCACCAAAAGAAATCCCAACACTTGAAGATAGGCTTAGATCTCGCTTTGAATGGGGGCTAATAACCGATATTACACCTCCAGATTTAGAAACGCGGATTGCCATTTTACGTAAAAAAGCAAAAGCAGACGGTCTGGATATTCCAAATGAAGTCATGCTTTATATTGCAAACCAAATTGATTCTAACATTCGCGAATTAGAAGGAGCACTCATCCGAGTAGTCGCTTATTCTTCCCTCGTAAATAAAGATATTACAGCTGGTCTTGCCGCAGAAGCACTGAAAGATATCATCCCCTCTTCTAAATCACAAGTTATTACAATTAGTGGTATTCAAGAAACAGTGGGAGAATATTTCCACGTACGTTTAGAAGATTTTAAAGCAAAAAAACGGACGAAAAGTATCGCTTTCCCGCGCCAAATTGCTATGTATCTTTCAAGAGAGCTTACAGACGCCTCATTACCAAAAATCGGTGATGAATTTGGTGGGCGCGATCATACAACTGTCATCCATGCACACGAAAAAATATCACAACTACTAAAAACCGACCAAGTGTTGAAAAATGACCTTGCTGAAATTGAAAAAAATTTAAGAAAAGCACAAAATATGTTTTAA
- the dnaN gene encoding DNA polymerase III subunit beta yields the protein MKFVIERDRLVQAVNEVTRAISARTTIPILTGIKIVVNDEGVTLTGSDSDISIEAFIPLIENDEVIVEVESFGGIVLQSKYFGDIVRRLPEENVEIEVTTNYQTNISSGQASFTLNGLDPMEYPKLPEVTDGKNIKIPINVLKNIIRQTVFAVSAIEVRPVLTGVNWIIKENKLSAVATDSHRLALREIPLETDIDEEYNIVIPGKSLAELNKILDDASESIEMTLANNQILFKLKDLLFYSRLLEGSYPDTSRLIPTDTKSELVINSRAFLQAIDRASLLARENRNNVIKLITLDNGQVEVSSNSPEVGNVSENVFSQSFTGEEVKISFNGKYMMDALRAFEGDDIQISFSGTMRPFVLRPKDATNPNEILQLITPVRTY from the coding sequence ATGAAATTTGTTATTGAGCGTGATCGTCTTGTCCAAGCAGTAAATGAAGTTACTCGTGCCATCTCTGCAAGAACAACGATTCCAATTCTAACGGGGATAAAAATAGTCGTAAATGATGAAGGTGTTACATTAACTGGTAGTGATTCCGATATTTCCATTGAAGCATTTATTCCATTAATCGAAAATGATGAAGTAATTGTTGAAGTAGAAAGTTTTGGTGGTATCGTTCTTCAATCCAAATATTTTGGCGATATTGTTCGTCGTTTACCTGAAGAAAATGTGGAAATTGAAGTAACTACTAATTATCAAACTAACATCAGTTCTGGCCAAGCTTCATTTACACTGAATGGTCTTGATCCAATGGAATATCCTAAATTACCAGAAGTTACAGATGGTAAAAACATCAAAATTCCAATTAATGTACTTAAAAATATTATTAGACAAACTGTTTTTGCGGTTTCTGCGATAGAAGTTCGTCCTGTACTTACTGGTGTTAACTGGATTATTAAAGAAAATAAACTTAGTGCAGTTGCAACGGATAGTCACCGCCTTGCATTACGCGAAATTCCACTTGAAACAGACATTGATGAGGAATATAACATTGTTATTCCAGGAAAAAGCTTAGCAGAACTAAATAAAATTTTAGATGATGCAAGTGAATCCATCGAAATGACGCTAGCTAACAATCAAATTCTTTTTAAATTAAAAGATTTGTTATTCTATTCGCGTTTGCTTGAAGGTAGTTATCCTGATACATCGCGTTTAATTCCTACTGATACTAAATCAGAATTAGTCATTAATTCTAGAGCATTTTTACAAGCAATTGATCGTGCATCCCTACTCGCACGCGAAAATCGTAATAATGTTATCAAATTAATCACACTTGATAATGGTCAAGTGGAGGTTTCTTCTAACTCTCCTGAAGTTGGGAATGTTTCTGAAAATGTTTTCAGTCAAAGTTTTACAGGAGAAGAAGTCAAAATATCATTTAACGGTAAATATATGATGGACGCGCTACGTGCTTTTGAAGGTGATGATATTCAAATTTCCTTCTCGGGTACAATGAGACCATTCGTACTTCGACCAAAAGATGCAACAAATCCAAATGAAATTTTACAATTAATCACGCCTGTTAGAACTTACTAA
- a CDS encoding MATE family efflux transporter gives MMKDMTTGNPTKLIFLFAMPMLIGNLFQQFYTMIDAVIVGKFVSVDALAAVGATNSVNFFMVSLIIGLMSGISVVVAQYFGFKDYNRLKDVIATATYAVVFSAIILTVAGVLLAKPLLILLRTPANILDDSSIFLTTLFIGILPMSLYNGMAAILRALGNSITPLLFLILSSLLNIALDFLFVVHMNMGVRGAAIATVLSQSVAAVLVIFYAYRHVPFMRIERAKFKLSPPLLKEMIRIGLPSGLQGSFISIGNMALQSLINGFGSSVVAAYTAASRIDSLTYQPGIAFGAASSTFAGQNIGAGKMERVREGFWSGIKVVTVISIGITILVQLFARQFLLLFVDGSETEVIDIGVSYLLIVSLFYVVVGVLFVVRETLRGTGDAMVPLAMGIFELVSRLVIGFVLSIYIGYIGLWWATPVAWITATMLGVWRYKSGAWKKKAVIRRK, from the coding sequence ATGATGAAAGATATGACAACAGGCAATCCAACAAAATTAATTTTTTTATTTGCGATGCCGATGTTGATTGGAAACTTATTTCAGCAATTTTATACAATGATTGATGCTGTTATTGTCGGAAAATTTGTAAGTGTAGATGCACTTGCAGCTGTTGGAGCGACAAATTCGGTTAATTTTTTCATGGTTTCTTTAATTATTGGGCTTATGAGCGGTATTTCCGTTGTAGTTGCACAATATTTTGGTTTTAAAGATTATAATCGTTTAAAAGATGTTATTGCTACTGCAACGTATGCGGTGGTTTTTTCGGCGATTATTTTGACAGTTGCGGGAGTACTTTTAGCTAAGCCACTCCTTATTTTACTTAGAACACCAGCAAATATTTTGGATGATTCTTCTATATTTTTGACCACCCTATTTATCGGTATTTTACCAATGAGTTTATATAACGGAATGGCGGCAATTCTTCGGGCACTAGGAAATTCGATTACTCCATTACTTTTTTTGATATTATCTTCTTTACTAAATATTGCGCTTGATTTTTTATTTGTAGTTCATATGAATATGGGCGTTCGCGGGGCTGCTATTGCTACTGTGTTATCTCAATCAGTTGCGGCGGTTTTAGTCATTTTTTATGCTTATCGACATGTGCCGTTTATGAGAATAGAACGAGCAAAATTCAAGCTTTCTCCCCCATTATTAAAAGAAATGATTCGAATTGGACTTCCTTCTGGTTTACAAGGATCATTCATTTCTATCGGTAATATGGCGCTTCAAAGTTTAATTAATGGTTTTGGGTCTTCTGTTGTAGCAGCTTATACGGCAGCTAGTCGAATTGACTCACTTACATATCAACCAGGAATAGCTTTTGGAGCAGCATCCTCTACATTTGCAGGACAAAACATTGGTGCTGGAAAAATGGAGCGGGTTCGTGAAGGTTTTTGGTCAGGCATTAAAGTCGTAACGGTTATTAGTATTGGTATTACAATTTTAGTTCAACTTTTTGCACGGCAGTTTTTATTACTATTTGTTGATGGTAGTGAGACAGAAGTCATTGATATTGGGGTTAGCTATTTACTTATTGTGTCGCTCTTTTATGTCGTTGTAGGGGTTTTATTTGTTGTGCGGGAAACGTTGCGCGGGACTGGAGATGCGATGGTCCCTTTAGCAATGGGGATTTTTGAGCTAGTTTCTAGACTTGTGATTGGCTTTGTATTGTCGATTTATATTGGTTACATCGGACTTTGGTGGGCTACTCCTGTTGCGTGGATTACAGCAACAATGCTTGGTGTTTGGAGATATAAATCAGGAGCATGGAAGAAAAAAGCTGTTATTCGGCGAAAATAA
- the yaaA gene encoding S4 domain-containing protein YaaA — protein sequence MAETVKINSEFVTLGQLLQMIDVVSTGGMAKAYLSENTIYVNGEQDNRRGKKLRNGDVVLVPGIGKVKIEQGK from the coding sequence TTGGCTGAAACAGTAAAGATAAATAGCGAGTTCGTAACGCTTGGTCAACTTTTGCAAATGATTGATGTAGTTTCAACAGGTGGGATGGCGAAAGCGTACCTTAGTGAAAATACAATTTATGTCAATGGAGAGCAAGATAATCGCCGGGGGAAAAAGCTTCGTAATGGCGATGTAGTCCTTGTTCCTGGTATTGGCAAAGTGAAAATTGAACAAGGGAAATAG
- the recF gene encoding DNA replication/repair protein RecF (All proteins in this family for which functions are known are DNA-binding proteins that assist the filamentation of RecA onto DNA for the initiation of recombination or recombinational repair.), translating to MHLESIVLRNFRNYENLELEFSPSVNVFLGENAQGKTNLLEAVLMLALAKSHRTTNDKDFIMWEKEEAKMEGRIEKRGQTVPLELTITQKGKRAKVNHLEQKKLSQYVGNLNVVIFAPEDLSLVKGAPGIRRRFLNMEIGQMQPIYLHNLSEYQRILQQRNHYLKMLQMKRKVDPLLLDILTEQFADVAINLTKRRADFIQKLEAYAAPIHSQISRGLETLKIEYKASVTLAGDDPEVWKADLLQKMESIKQREIDRGVTLIGPHRDDSLFYINGQNVQDFGSQGQQRTTALSVKLAEIDLIHEETGEYPVLLLDDVLSELDDYRQSHLLGAIEGKVQTFVTTTSTSGIDHNTLKQATTFYVEKGTVKKS from the coding sequence ATGCATTTAGAAAGTATTGTTTTAAGGAATTTCCGAAATTATGAAAACTTAGAACTTGAATTTTCCCCATCTGTAAATGTTTTTCTTGGAGAGAATGCACAAGGTAAAACCAACCTTTTAGAGGCTGTGTTAATGTTAGCTCTTGCCAAATCCCACCGGACAACTAATGATAAAGACTTCATTATGTGGGAAAAAGAAGAAGCTAAGATGGAAGGTCGAATAGAGAAGCGCGGACAAACAGTGCCTCTAGAGCTAACCATCACTCAAAAAGGCAAACGAGCAAAAGTAAATCATTTGGAACAAAAGAAACTTAGTCAATATGTTGGCAACTTAAACGTGGTTATTTTTGCTCCAGAAGATTTATCTCTTGTAAAAGGCGCTCCAGGAATTAGACGACGTTTTTTGAATATGGAAATAGGACAAATGCAGCCGATTTATTTGCATAATTTAAGTGAATATCAGCGGATTTTGCAACAACGGAATCATTATTTGAAAATGTTGCAAATGAAACGTAAAGTAGATCCGCTTTTGCTCGATATTTTGACAGAACAATTTGCGGATGTTGCCATTAATTTAACAAAAAGACGAGCAGATTTCATTCAAAAATTAGAAGCTTATGCGGCACCTATTCATAGTCAAATTTCGCGTGGATTAGAAACACTTAAAATCGAGTATAAAGCCTCCGTAACGCTAGCTGGGGATGACCCAGAAGTATGGAAAGCAGACTTACTCCAGAAAATGGAATCAATCAAACAAAGAGAAATCGACCGTGGAGTCACACTTATTGGGCCACATCGGGATGATTCTCTGTTTTATATTAATGGGCAAAATGTACAGGATTTTGGTTCACAGGGACAACAACGCACAACGGCTCTTTCTGTAAAATTAGCAGAAATTGACCTTATTCATGAAGAAACGGGCGAATATCCAGTCCTGCTGCTTGATGACGTGCTAAGTGAGTTAGATGATTATCGTCAATCGCATTTACTTGGAGCTATTGAAGGAAAAGTACAAACGTTTGTAACAACAACAAGTACGAGCGGAATCGACCATAATACGCTCAAACAAGCAACAACTTTTTATGTAGAAAAAGGTACAGTAAAAAAATCCTAA
- the gyrB gene encoding DNA topoisomerase (ATP-hydrolyzing) subunit B, translating into MSEENITNVQENASDYNEDQIQVLEGLEAVRKRPGMYIGSTSQRGLHHLVWEIVDNAIDEALAGFCTEIEITIEADNSITVRDNGRGIPTGINEKIGRPTVEVIFTVLHAGGKFGGGGYKVSGGLHGVGASVVNALSTYLEVYVHREGKKYYQRFERGDVVMDMEEQGETDYRGTIVHFTPDPQIFSETTEFDFDTLRTRTRELAFLNRGLTISIEDKREEHKVRKDFHYEGGIRSYVEHLNKAKDVIHEPPIYLEGERDDIMVEISMQYNTGFSSNIISFANNIHTYEGGTHESGFKTALTRVINDYARRNKVFKDSDDNLSGEDVREGLTAIISIKHPDPQFEGQTKTKLGNSEARSITDKLFSEALNKFMMENPDVAKKIVEKGVVASRARLAAKRAREVARKSSGLEISSLPGKLADCSSRNPEISELYIVEGDSAGGSAKQGRDRLFQAILPIRGKILNVEKARLDRILANEEIRTIFTAMGTGFGGDFDVSKSRYHKLIIMTDADVDGAHIRTLLLTLFYRYMRPLLDAGYIYIAQPPLYQIKHGKQIEYVYSDGQLEDYLASLDKDTKYGIQRYKGLGEMNPEQLWDTTMNPEHRTLLQVNIKDAIDADETFEMLMGDRVEPRRKFIEENAQYVKNLDV; encoded by the coding sequence ATGTCAGAAGAAAATATTACGAATGTACAAGAAAATGCTTCAGATTATAACGAAGATCAAATTCAAGTACTCGAAGGCCTAGAAGCTGTAAGAAAACGACCTGGTATGTACATTGGTTCAACTAGCCAACGTGGACTCCATCACCTTGTTTGGGAAATTGTAGATAATGCAATTGATGAAGCACTTGCTGGTTTTTGTACAGAAATTGAAATTACCATTGAAGCAGATAATAGTATTACTGTTCGCGATAATGGACGCGGAATTCCAACAGGTATTAACGAAAAAATTGGTCGTCCAACTGTAGAAGTTATTTTCACTGTGCTTCACGCTGGGGGTAAATTTGGCGGCGGCGGATATAAAGTATCTGGCGGACTTCACGGAGTTGGTGCTTCGGTAGTTAATGCCCTTTCGACTTACCTTGAAGTATATGTTCATCGTGAAGGTAAAAAATATTACCAACGTTTTGAACGCGGTGATGTTGTAATGGACATGGAAGAACAAGGTGAAACAGATTATCGTGGAACAATTGTTCATTTTACTCCAGATCCACAAATTTTCTCAGAAACAACAGAATTTGATTTTGATACGCTTCGTACTCGTACACGTGAGCTTGCTTTCTTGAATCGTGGTTTAACAATTTCGATTGAAGACAAACGCGAAGAACACAAAGTACGTAAGGATTTCCATTACGAAGGTGGAATTCGTTCTTACGTGGAGCATTTAAATAAAGCAAAAGACGTTATCCATGAGCCACCAATTTATTTGGAAGGTGAACGTGATGACATTATGGTTGAGATTTCGATGCAGTATAATACTGGGTTCTCAAGCAATATCATTTCATTCGCGAACAATATTCATACGTATGAAGGTGGAACACATGAATCTGGCTTTAAAACGGCTTTAACACGGGTTATCAATGACTATGCGCGCCGTAACAAAGTATTTAAAGATAGTGACGATAACCTTTCTGGTGAAGATGTTCGTGAAGGTTTAACTGCGATTATTTCGATTAAACACCCTGATCCGCAGTTTGAAGGACAAACAAAAACTAAACTTGGAAATTCAGAAGCTCGTTCAATCACGGATAAGCTGTTTTCTGAGGCTTTAAATAAATTTATGATGGAAAACCCAGATGTTGCTAAAAAAATCGTTGAGAAAGGCGTGGTGGCTTCTCGTGCACGTTTAGCTGCTAAGCGCGCCCGTGAAGTTGCTCGTAAAAGTAGCGGTCTTGAAATTTCTAGCTTACCAGGTAAACTAGCAGACTGTTCTTCACGTAATCCTGAAATTAGCGAACTTTACATCGTTGAGGGTGACTCAGCTGGTGGTTCTGCTAAACAAGGTCGTGACCGTTTATTCCAAGCAATTTTGCCGATTCGTGGTAAGATTTTGAACGTGGAAAAAGCACGTTTGGATCGTATTTTAGCAAACGAAGAAATTCGGACTATTTTTACCGCAATGGGTACTGGTTTTGGTGGAGATTTCGATGTTTCAAAATCACGTTATCACAAACTAATTATTATGACGGATGCTGATGTTGATGGTGCGCATATTCGTACATTACTTCTTACACTATTTTATCGTTATATGCGTCCGCTTCTAGATGCGGGTTATATTTATATTGCTCAGCCACCGCTTTACCAAATTAAGCATGGTAAGCAAATCGAATATGTATATAGTGATGGTCAGTTAGAAGATTATCTTGCATCACTTGATAAAGATACTAAATACGGCATTCAACGTTATAAAGGTCTTGGAGAAATGAATCCAGAACAACTTTGGGATACTACGATGAATCCAGAACACCGTACGCTACTTCAAGTAAACATTAAAGACGCTATTGACGCCGATGAAACTTTTGAAATGTTGATGGGTGACCGCGTGGAACCTCGTCGTAAGTTCATTGAAGAAAATGCGCAATATGTTAAAAACTTGGATGTTTAA
- the gyrA gene encoding DNA gyrase subunit A yields the protein MAETPNQRITEINLNKEMRTSFLDYAMSVIVARALPDVRDGLKPVHRRILYAMNDLGMTSDKAYKKSARIVGEVIGKYHPHGDTAVYFTMVRMAQDFSYRNMLVDGHGNFGSVDGDMAAAMRYTEARMSKISMELLRDINKDTIDYADNYDGSEREPVILPARFPNLLVNGSSGIAVGMATNIPTHHLGEVIDGVLALSNDPDISIRELMEYIPGPDFPTAGMIMGRSGIRRAYESGRGSITVRGRVDIEEKKNGKETIVITEIPYQVNKARLVERIAELAREKKIDGITSLNDESDRSGMRIVIEVRRDISASVIVNNLFKMTALQTTFGINMLALVDNHPKVLNLKEILYYYLEHQKVVIRRRTEFELRKAEARAHILEGLRIALDNIDAIIKLIRGSKTSDVAKEGLMTQFNLSDKQAQAILDMRLQRLTGLEREKIEEEYQNLVALINDLKAILADDERILEIIREELEEIKVKYADKRRTEILAGDLVSLEDEDLIPEEEVAITLTKRGYIKRLPLSTYRSQRRGGRGIQGMSTHEDDFVEHLVATSTHDTLLFFTNTGKVYRSKGYEVPEYGRTAKGIPIINLLGIESQEQVNAVINLSEFTDDNYLFFTTKHGVVKRTTLSQFAKIRQSGLRAVELRENDELISVQMTDGNKNMIIATKHGQSIYFPEANIRVMGRTAAGVRGIRLREGDEVIGMEVLEDDEKVLVVTEKGYGKQTPASQYPLRNRGGMGVKTVTITEKNGNLVAMKTVTGEEDLMLMTVSGVLIRFEIDTVSQTGRSAMGVKLIRLDEDEKVATVAKVPKEEDIELEEEIDETLITQVPDESFEDAPGSDIEE from the coding sequence ATGGCAGAAACACCAAATCAACGAATAACAGAGATAAACTTAAATAAAGAAATGCGGACATCATTCTTAGATTACGCGATGAGTGTAATTGTTGCCCGCGCCCTACCAGATGTTCGTGACGGATTAAAACCAGTTCACCGTCGTATTTTATATGCGATGAATGATCTTGGGATGACATCGGATAAAGCGTATAAGAAATCAGCTCGTATTGTTGGGGAAGTTATTGGTAAGTATCACCCCCACGGCGATACAGCAGTTTATTTTACAATGGTACGGATGGCGCAAGATTTTAGTTATCGTAATATGCTGGTTGACGGACATGGTAACTTTGGTTCGGTCGATGGCGATATGGCGGCAGCGATGCGTTATACAGAAGCAAGGATGTCTAAAATTTCGATGGAGCTACTTCGTGACATCAATAAAGATACAATTGATTATGCAGATAACTATGATGGTTCAGAGCGTGAGCCAGTCATTTTACCAGCGCGTTTCCCTAACTTACTTGTCAATGGTTCGTCAGGGATTGCGGTTGGTATGGCGACAAACATTCCTACTCATCATCTTGGTGAAGTAATTGATGGTGTTTTGGCACTTAGTAATGATCCGGATATTAGCATTCGCGAATTAATGGAGTATATTCCAGGACCTGATTTCCCAACAGCTGGGATGATTATGGGTCGTAGCGGAATTCGTCGTGCTTATGAAAGCGGACGTGGCTCCATTACCGTTCGTGGTCGTGTGGATATTGAAGAAAAGAAAAATGGTAAAGAAACAATTGTTATTACAGAAATTCCCTATCAAGTAAATAAAGCGCGTCTAGTTGAACGTATCGCAGAACTTGCTCGCGAGAAGAAAATTGATGGGATTACTTCTTTAAATGATGAGTCTGACCGTTCCGGAATGCGTATTGTTATTGAAGTTCGTCGTGATATTAGTGCTAGTGTTATTGTGAATAATTTATTCAAAATGACTGCACTACAAACAACTTTTGGTATTAATATGCTAGCACTTGTAGACAATCATCCAAAAGTACTTAATTTAAAAGAAATTCTTTATTATTATTTAGAACATCAAAAAGTAGTTATTCGTCGCCGGACTGAGTTTGAACTTCGTAAAGCAGAAGCGCGTGCTCATATCTTGGAAGGTTTACGAATCGCACTGGATAACATTGATGCGATTATTAAATTAATTCGTGGATCAAAAACATCTGATGTTGCAAAAGAAGGCTTGATGACGCAATTTAATCTTTCTGACAAACAAGCTCAAGCGATTTTAGATATGCGTTTGCAACGTTTAACAGGTTTGGAACGCGAAAAAATTGAAGAAGAATATCAAAACTTAGTAGCATTAATTAACGATTTAAAAGCTATTTTAGCTGATGATGAACGTATTCTTGAAATCATTCGTGAAGAATTAGAAGAAATCAAAGTTAAATATGCGGATAAACGTCGTACAGAAATTTTAGCTGGTGATTTAGTTAGCCTGGAAGATGAAGATTTAATTCCTGAAGAAGAAGTAGCAATTACTTTGACTAAACGTGGCTATATCAAACGTTTACCACTATCAACTTATCGCAGTCAACGTCGTGGTGGTCGTGGTATTCAAGGCATGTCTACTCATGAGGATGATTTTGTAGAACACCTTGTAGCGACAAGCACGCATGATACACTACTATTCTTTACAAATACTGGGAAAGTTTACCGTTCGAAAGGTTATGAAGTACCTGAATACGGACGTACAGCGAAAGGTATTCCAATCATTAACTTACTTGGTATCGAAAGCCAAGAGCAAGTGAATGCTGTGATTAACCTATCTGAATTCACTGATGATAACTATCTATTCTTCACAACCAAACATGGTGTTGTGAAACGTACGACGCTTTCTCAATTTGCAAAAATTCGTCAAAGCGGTCTGCGGGCTGTAGAACTTCGTGAAAATGATGAACTGATTTCTGTGCAAATGACTGATGGCAATAAAAACATGATTATCGCAACGAAACATGGGCAATCAATCTATTTCCCAGAAGCAAATATTCGCGTAATGGGTCGAACAGCTGCCGGCGTTCGTGGTATCAGACTGCGTGAAGGCGATGAAGTTATCGGTATGGAAGTACTAGAAGATGATGAAAAAGTGTTAGTTGTAACAGAAAAAGGTTACGGAAAACAAACACCAGCTTCTCAGTATCCGCTTCGTAATCGTGGTGGTATGGGGGTTAAAACCGTTACTATCACAGAGAAAAATGGAAATCTTGTAGCTATGAAAACTGTTACAGGCGAAGAAGATTTAATGCTAATGACAGTAAGTGGCGTATTAATTCGTTTCGAAATTGATACCGTATCACAAACTGGACGTAGCGCAATGGGTGTCAAACTAATTCGTCTTGATGAAGATGAAAAAGTAGCCACTGTAGCGAAAGTTCCAAAAGAAGAAGACATAGAGCTTGAAGAAGAAATCGACGAAACTCTTATCACACAAGTACCTGATGAAAGTTTTGAAGATGCTCCTGGAAGTGACATAGAAGAATAA